One stretch of Roseovarius mucosus DNA includes these proteins:
- a CDS encoding ExbD/TolR family protein has translation MRKSGFQRRKLSLTSLIDVIFLLLLFFMLSSTFSQFSEVDLATAGQGQAPSEAQPIFLQLRTTDLSVNARAVPLAALAEALRPLMSDETQVLVSASADVTAQRLTDLLVTLRAIPGLSVQVLVPS, from the coding sequence GTGCGTAAGTCCGGGTTCCAGCGCCGCAAACTGTCGCTCACCTCGCTTATCGACGTGATTTTTCTGCTGCTGCTTTTCTTCATGCTATCCTCGACCTTTTCACAATTCTCAGAGGTGGATCTGGCCACGGCGGGGCAGGGGCAAGCGCCCTCCGAGGCGCAACCGATCTTTCTGCAACTGCGGACCACGGATCTGAGCGTGAATGCGCGCGCCGTGCCACTTGCCGCTCTGGCCGAGGCGCTGCGCCCTCTGATGTCAGACGAGACGCAGGTTTTGGTCAGCGCCAGCGCTGATGTCACGGCACAGCGGCTGACCGACCTGCTGGTGACCCTGCGCGCCATCCCCGGCCTCTCGGTGCAGGTTTTGGTGCCGTCATGA
- the glyS gene encoding glycine--tRNA ligase subunit beta, with protein sequence MPDLLIELFSEEIPARMQSKAADDLRARLTEALVEAGLTYAGAAAFSTPRRLALTVQGLSGQSPTTREERKGPRVDAPEQAIEGFLRGAGLTRDDLEIRDEKKGQVYFATITKPGRAAAEIVSEELDKIIRNFPWPKSMRWGAGSLRWVRPLHSILCILTDEAGEVTVVDLDVDGIRAGNTTEGHRFMAAGRFAVSSFDDYRTKLRRAHVILEAEERAAHIWQEASNQAFASGLELVEDPSLLAEVAGLVEWPVVLMGRIDDAFLGLPPEVLQTSMREHQKFFSVKNPKTGRIERFVTVANVETADQGVTILAGNQKVLAARLSDAKFFWENDLRTVQAEGLEGMGAGLAHVTFHNKLGSQADRIARIAALAREIAPHVGADADLAEQAARVAKADLQSAMVGEFPELQGLMGRYYAAEAGLAPEVAAACQEHYSPLGPGDAVPSAPVSVAVALADKIDTLTGFWAIDEKPTGSKDPYALRRAALGVIRLVLGNGLRLPFIQNLKLSFPSVFADIAVLEQLAYLSFYELDQFDEKTIAEEWLKFVRSPTYEEVAERGFDHGATIKLTRSECFNLIAEHHIAWKRDVDSSGNHLDDGAEMISIPQKTNDLLSFLHDRLKVHLRDEGIRHDVIDACLAMPGNDDLTLLVQRARALSDFLKTDDGENLLQGFKRANNILTQAEEKDGVEYSYGADVKFAETDEEKALFAALATAEPAIASALKSEDFARAMGAMAALRAPIDAFFTAVQVNAESQVIRRNRLNLLSSIRNICLQAADLGRIEG encoded by the coding sequence ATGCCTGACCTCTTGATCGAACTCTTCTCCGAGGAAATCCCGGCTCGCATGCAGTCCAAGGCGGCGGATGATCTGCGCGCGCGCCTGACCGAGGCGCTGGTTGAGGCAGGGCTGACCTATGCGGGGGCGGCGGCGTTTTCCACGCCCCGGCGGCTGGCGCTGACAGTGCAGGGGCTCAGCGGCCAAAGCCCGACCACCCGCGAAGAACGTAAAGGCCCGCGCGTCGATGCGCCCGAACAGGCGATCGAGGGCTTCTTGCGCGGCGCGGGGCTGACGCGCGACGATCTGGAAATCCGCGACGAGAAAAAAGGCCAGGTCTATTTCGCCACGATCACTAAGCCCGGACGCGCGGCGGCCGAAATTGTGTCCGAGGAACTTGATAAGATCATCCGCAATTTCCCTTGGCCCAAGTCGATGCGCTGGGGCGCGGGGTCTTTGCGTTGGGTGCGCCCGCTTCATTCCATCCTCTGTATCCTGACCGATGAGGCGGGCGAGGTGACGGTCGTTGATCTTGACGTCGACGGCATCCGCGCGGGCAACACGACCGAGGGGCATCGCTTCATGGCGGCAGGGCGATTTGCCGTGTCCTCTTTTGACGATTACCGCACCAAGCTGCGCCGCGCGCATGTCATTCTGGAGGCCGAAGAGCGGGCCGCGCATATCTGGCAAGAGGCCAGCAATCAGGCCTTTGCATCGGGGCTGGAACTGGTCGAGGACCCTAGCCTTTTGGCCGAGGTGGCGGGGCTGGTGGAATGGCCCGTGGTGCTGATGGGGCGGATTGACGACGCCTTTTTGGGTCTGCCGCCCGAGGTGCTGCAAACCAGCATGCGCGAACATCAAAAGTTCTTCTCGGTGAAAAACCCCAAGACAGGCCGGATCGAACGCTTTGTCACCGTCGCCAATGTCGAGACCGCCGACCAGGGCGTGACCATTCTGGCGGGCAATCAAAAGGTGCTGGCGGCGCGTCTGTCGGATGCCAAATTCTTTTGGGAAAACGACCTGCGCACCGTGCAGGCCGAGGGGTTGGAGGGGATGGGCGCAGGGCTCGCGCATGTCACCTTCCACAACAAGCTGGGATCACAGGCCGACCGCATCGCCCGTATCGCCGCGCTGGCGCGCGAGATTGCACCGCATGTGGGCGCCGATGCCGATCTGGCGGAACAGGCGGCACGCGTGGCCAAGGCCGATCTGCAATCCGCCATGGTCGGCGAATTCCCCGAATTGCAGGGGCTGATGGGGCGCTATTACGCGGCGGAGGCGGGGCTCGCCCCCGAGGTGGCGGCCGCCTGCCAAGAGCATTATTCGCCGCTGGGGCCGGGCGACGCCGTGCCAAGCGCGCCGGTATCGGTGGCGGTGGCGCTGGCGGATAAGATCGACACGCTGACGGGGTTTTGGGCGATTGACGAGAAACCGACGGGGAGCAAAGACCCCTACGCGCTGCGCAGGGCTGCGTTGGGCGTTATTCGGTTGGTGTTGGGGAATGGGTTGCGGTTGCCTTTTATCCAAAACCTGAAACTGTCTTTCCCATCGGTATTTGCGGATATCGCAGTGCTCGAGCAACTTGCTTATCTATCCTTTTATGAACTTGACCAGTTTGACGAAAAAACAATAGCCGAAGAGTGGCTTAAGTTCGTTCGTTCACCAACATACGAAGAGGTGGCAGAACGGGGGTTTGATCACGGTGCTACCATCAAACTTACGCGCTCAGAGTGCTTCAATCTAATAGCTGAGCATCATATCGCGTGGAAACGTGATGTAGATTCGTCTGGGAACCATTTGGATGATGGCGCTGAGATGATATCAATACCGCAGAAAACTAACGACCTCCTCTCCTTCCTGCACGACCGTCTCAAGGTCCATCTGCGCGACGAGGGCATCCGCCATGACGTGATTGACGCGTGCCTTGCCATGCCGGGCAATGACGATCTCACGCTTTTGGTCCAACGCGCCCGCGCCCTCAGTGACTTCCTGAAAACCGACGATGGTGAGAACCTGTTGCAGGGCTTCAAACGCGCCAACAATATTCTCACCCAAGCCGAGGAAAAGGATGGGGTGGAATATTCCTATGGCGCGGATGTGAAATTCGCGGAAACCGACGAGGAAAAGGCGCTCTTTGCTGCCCTCGCCACAGCCGAACCTGCCATTGCCAGCGCCCTCAAATCCGAGGATTTCGCGCGCGCGATGGGGGCCATGGCGGCGCTGCGCGCGCCCATCGACGCTTTCTTTACCGCCGTGCAGGTCAATGCCGAAAGCCAGGTCATCCGCCGCAACCGCCTCAACCTGCTAAGCAGCATCCGCAATATCTGCCTGCAAGCGGCAGACCTTGGCCGGATCGAGGGCTGA
- a CDS encoding serine protease has translation MARILLGFIFAVFMALPAARAQEEPVVWVQVEAQPSLNAAQDAARRYAATLADVNGFALGRGWYAIALGPYRREEAERVLQVYRAEGVIARDSYIAESSDYQQQFWPIGANLLEGPAAPAIAAPDSPPVVAADPAPAPIPEPADETLREARESESLLDRDARAALQEAMTWAGVYDGAIDAAFGQGTRAAMARWQAQNGFEATGVLTTRQRAELFRQFNAVFDGLGLEVVRDNATGIAMELPTAVLGFDRYEPPFAHFNATGDIDARLLLISQSGDRATLAGLYDIMQTLEIVPESGPRSLDGDRFTLIGEGALQISHTQVWLRDGAIKGFTLIWPAGDEARRSRLLGRMQDSFDWLPGTLDPAEGSGAQDIDLISGLEIRKPKQARSGFYVDASGAVLTTAEAVANCGRITIDEAYEADVVLSDADLGVAILRPRQPLAPVRVAAFQEVTPRLLSDVAVSGYSYGGLLGAPTVTFGQLAELQGLNGEAHLKRLALSALEGDAGGPVLDTGGAVLGMLLARAQDGRTLPDEVSFAATNGALQAVLTQGGITPRVTSDQDRIPAEALTDRAGEMTVLVSCWD, from the coding sequence ATGGCGCGTATCTTACTGGGGTTCATTTTTGCGGTTTTCATGGCGCTGCCTGCGGCGCGTGCGCAAGAGGAGCCGGTTGTCTGGGTCCAGGTCGAAGCGCAGCCCAGCCTGAACGCGGCACAGGACGCCGCGCGCCGCTATGCCGCGACTTTGGCGGATGTGAACGGATTTGCCTTGGGGCGCGGTTGGTATGCCATCGCCCTTGGACCCTATCGGCGCGAAGAGGCGGAGCGTGTGCTTCAGGTCTACCGCGCCGAGGGGGTGATCGCGCGAGACAGCTACATCGCTGAAAGCAGCGATTATCAACAACAATTCTGGCCCATCGGGGCCAATCTGCTGGAGGGTCCCGCCGCCCCGGCCATTGCGGCCCCCGATAGCCCCCCCGTTGTGGCGGCAGACCCGGCCCCCGCGCCCATCCCCGAGCCCGCCGACGAGACCCTGCGCGAGGCGCGCGAAAGCGAGAGCCTGCTTGACCGCGACGCGCGCGCCGCCTTGCAAGAGGCGATGACATGGGCCGGGGTCTATGACGGGGCTATCGACGCGGCCTTTGGCCAAGGCACCCGTGCCGCCATGGCGCGGTGGCAGGCGCAAAACGGCTTTGAGGCAACCGGCGTGTTGACCACTCGGCAGCGGGCAGAGTTGTTTCGTCAGTTCAACGCGGTGTTTGACGGGCTTGGCCTAGAGGTGGTGCGCGATAATGCCACCGGCATCGCCATGGAATTGCCCACCGCCGTGCTGGGCTTTGACCGCTACGAGCCGCCTTTCGCGCATTTCAACGCCACCGGCGATATCGACGCGCGGCTTCTATTGATCAGCCAATCGGGCGACCGTGCCACGCTGGCGGGGCTGTATGACATCATGCAGACGCTGGAAATCGTACCCGAGAGCGGGCCGCGCAGCCTTGATGGTGATCGTTTCACGCTGATCGGCGAAGGGGCGTTGCAGATCTCGCATACCCAGGTCTGGTTGCGCGACGGTGCGATCAAGGGCTTTACGCTGATCTGGCCCGCCGGTGACGAGGCAAGGCGCAGCCGTCTTTTGGGGCGGATGCAGGACAGTTTCGATTGGCTGCCCGGCACGCTTGATCCCGCCGAAGGCAGCGGGGCACAGGATATTGACCTGATTTCAGGGTTGGAAATCCGCAAGCCCAAGCAGGCGAGGTCGGGTTTTTACGTGGATGCCAGCGGCGCCGTGCTAACCACCGCCGAGGCCGTGGCGAACTGTGGCCGGATCACGATTGACGAAGCCTATGAGGCCGATGTGGTGCTGAGCGATGCGGATCTTGGCGTGGCGATCCTGCGCCCGCGTCAGCCGCTTGCACCGGTGCGGGTTGCAGCCTTTCAAGAGGTGACGCCCCGCTTGCTGAGCGATGTGGCGGTTTCGGGCTATTCTTATGGCGGTCTTTTGGGTGCCCCCACCGTCACCTTTGGCCAATTGGCCGAGTTGCAGGGGCTGAATGGCGAGGCGCATCTGAAACGGCTGGCCTTGAGCGCGCTTGAGGGGGATGCGGGCGGTCCGGTGCTTGATACCGGCGGTGCGGTGTTGGGCATGTTGCTGGCACGGGCGCAAGATGGCCGCACCCTGCCCGACGAGGTCAGCTTTGCCGCCACCAATGGCGCGCTGCAAGCGGTGCTGACGCAGGGGGGCATCACCCCGCGCGTGACATCGGATCAAGACCGCATCCCGGCCGAGGCGCTGACGGATCGCGCTGGTGAGATGACCGTTTTGGTCAGTTGCTGGGACTAG
- a CDS encoding MotA/TolQ/ExbB proton channel family protein: protein MSGIAAMIDRLNGLIAMGGPVIAMIAVLSVGTLAVILYKLWQFRASGVGRHHALRAAVTDWDHGETAAAHRRLATSRSYLAPVIARAFAVDPRDTVATRRLMAEAEARFARLERGFRFLDTVAQVAPLLGLFGTVLGMIEAFQALQSAGSQVDPSLLAGGIWVALLTTAAGLAVAMPASVVLSWFESRMAEERALADHALSMVLGPDGQEAQQAIPEGRAVPACA, encoded by the coding sequence ATGAGCGGGATAGCGGCCATGATCGACAGGCTGAACGGGCTGATTGCCATGGGCGGGCCGGTGATCGCGATGATCGCCGTGCTTTCTGTCGGCACGCTTGCGGTCATTCTTTACAAACTCTGGCAATTTCGCGCCTCGGGGGTGGGGCGGCATCACGCGCTGCGTGCCGCAGTGACCGATTGGGATCACGGCGAGACCGCCGCCGCACATCGCAGACTTGCCACATCACGCAGCTATCTGGCCCCGGTCATCGCCCGCGCTTTTGCCGTAGACCCGCGCGATACCGTCGCCACACGGCGGTTGATGGCCGAGGCCGAAGCCCGCTTTGCCCGGCTCGAACGCGGCTTTCGCTTTCTCGACACAGTGGCACAGGTGGCCCCGCTGCTGGGGCTTTTCGGCACGGTTCTGGGCATGATCGAGGCGTTTCAGGCGCTTCAATCCGCCGGATCACAGGTTGATCCGTCGCTCCTCGCAGGGGGGATTTGGGTGGCGCTTTTGACCACAGCGGCGGGGCTTGCCGTGGCGATGCCCGCCTCGGTCGTGCTGTCGTGGTTCGAATCGCGCATGGCCGAGGAACGCGCGCTCGCCGATCATGCGCTCAGCATGGTTCTGGGCCCAGATGGGCAGGAGGCGCAACAAGCGATACCAGAGGGCCGGGCGGTGCCCGCATGTGCGTAA
- a CDS encoding putative PEP-binding protein has translation MHTHTHGGRAKCLQRLVRLDLPVPRTVALSFEAVHRIAAGELPDMARFLAPFGAAPLLCVRPSSEDPDWGGPGAVLNIGINDTRFVELAERIGKEAASHIYLRFVQAYAIHVARLDPDVFEDVSPDPVLGLSQALKAYESEAEEEFPQDPGKQLTEVLRSMARAWEGTTARLLRQAKGAPADAGLGLVVQELALGLGQGECGSGVMQLVNGQTGARQIIGRYLSQSQGRDALSSGADAIYLTRDPRGPSLEDLAPDAFAEIRAYAELMRARLREEMQAEFTIENGKVWILDGLRVPRNGRAAVAIAVGLAEDDIISRDEALMRVEPRALNELLHRQVDPNAPRDVLARGIAASPGAATGRVVFSAAEAQAGHSRGEACILVRRETSPEDIRGMHAAVAVLTERGGMTSHAAVIGRGIGLPCVVGASEIHFQTRRKQLTMPDGRVVKAGDVITVDGTGGLVLAGETPLLEVARDDAFQTLMSWADDVRDIAVRANADTPADAEVARKFDARGIGLCRTEHMFFDTERLTVMREMIFADGSTDRAAVLERLLPMQRADLADLFRIMQGLPVCIRLFDPPLHEFLPTDRAGHLQLAEALDLPLSDVTRRVEALSEYNPMLGMRGVRLGITVPEIYDMQARAIFEATLEASREGAPVVPEIMIPLVSAKREVELVKTRVDAVAAAVRNETGRDFTYRLGVMVETPRACLRAGEFAPLVSFLSFGTNDLTQMTYGLSRDDAGRFMSEYVKQGVYPEDPFHMLDVDGVGELLKIGAERGRAANPDISLSICGEHGGNPESIAFCRDAGFTYVSCSPFRVPVARLAAAQLTVRDKMR, from the coding sequence ATGCATACCCATACCCATGGGGGGCGTGCGAAATGTCTGCAGCGCCTTGTGCGGCTTGATCTGCCGGTGCCGCGCACCGTGGCCCTGTCGTTTGAGGCGGTGCATCGCATCGCGGCGGGGGAATTGCCGGATATGGCGCGGTTTCTGGCCCCGTTCGGCGCGGCCCCGCTCCTGTGTGTGCGCCCCTCGTCCGAAGACCCTGATTGGGGAGGGCCGGGGGCTGTGCTCAACATCGGCATCAATGATACACGCTTTGTCGAACTTGCGGAGCGCATCGGCAAAGAGGCGGCCTCGCATATCTACCTGCGGTTTGTGCAGGCCTATGCCATCCATGTCGCCCGGCTTGATCCGGATGTGTTCGAGGATGTCTCGCCCGATCCGGTGCTGGGGCTGAGCCAAGCGCTCAAGGCCTATGAATCCGAAGCAGAAGAAGAATTCCCCCAAGATCCCGGCAAGCAATTGACCGAGGTGCTGCGCTCTATGGCGCGCGCCTGGGAGGGGACGACGGCGCGGCTCTTGCGACAGGCCAAAGGTGCGCCCGCCGATGCGGGCCTTGGCCTTGTGGTGCAGGAATTGGCGCTGGGGTTGGGGCAGGGGGAATGCGGCTCTGGCGTGATGCAACTGGTCAACGGCCAGACCGGCGCGCGGCAGATCATTGGCCGCTACCTCAGCCAAAGCCAGGGGCGCGATGCGCTCAGCAGCGGTGCGGATGCGATCTATCTCACCCGGGATCCGCGCGGCCCCTCGCTCGAGGATCTGGCCCCCGATGCCTTTGCCGAAATCCGCGCCTATGCCGAGCTGATGCGCGCCCGCCTGCGCGAGGAAATGCAGGCCGAATTCACCATCGAGAATGGCAAGGTCTGGATTTTGGACGGGCTGCGCGTGCCGCGCAACGGCCGCGCGGCGGTGGCCATTGCCGTAGGGCTTGCCGAGGATGACATCATCAGCCGGGACGAGGCCTTGATGCGGGTCGAGCCGCGCGCGCTTAATGAATTGCTGCACCGACAGGTTGATCCCAACGCCCCGCGTGATGTGCTGGCGCGAGGTATCGCCGCCAGCCCCGGTGCTGCCACGGGCCGCGTGGTTTTTTCCGCCGCCGAGGCGCAGGCTGGCCATTCGCGCGGCGAGGCCTGTATCCTTGTGCGCCGCGAAACCAGCCCCGAGGATATTCGCGGCATGCATGCCGCCGTGGCGGTTCTGACCGAGCGGGGCGGCATGACCAGCCACGCGGCGGTGATCGGGCGCGGCATTGGCCTGCCTTGCGTGGTCGGTGCCTCGGAAATCCATTTTCAGACCCGGCGCAAGCAACTGACCATGCCCGATGGCCGCGTTGTCAAGGCCGGTGATGTGATCACCGTGGATGGCACCGGCGGTCTGGTGCTGGCGGGCGAGACGCCGCTTCTTGAAGTGGCACGCGACGACGCCTTTCAGACCCTGATGAGCTGGGCGGATGACGTGCGCGACATTGCTGTGCGCGCCAATGCCGATACCCCCGCGGATGCAGAGGTGGCGCGCAAGTTCGACGCGCGCGGCATTGGGCTGTGCCGCACCGAACATATGTTCTTTGATACCGAGCGTCTGACGGTGATGCGCGAGATGATCTTTGCCGATGGCAGCACCGACCGTGCCGCCGTGCTGGAACGGCTCTTGCCGATGCAGCGTGCCGATCTGGCCGATCTCTTTCGGATCATGCAGGGGCTGCCGGTTTGTATCCGCCTCTTTGATCCACCGCTGCACGAATTCCTGCCCACCGACCGCGCGGGGCATCTGCAACTGGCCGAGGCGCTGGATCTTCCGCTCTCGGATGTCACCCGTCGGGTCGAGGCGCTGAGCGAGTATAACCCCATGCTGGGTATGCGCGGCGTGCGGCTTGGCATCACGGTGCCCGAAATCTATGACATGCAGGCGCGCGCCATTTTCGAGGCTACGCTTGAGGCCAGCCGCGAAGGCGCGCCCGTTGTGCCCGAGATCATGATCCCGCTGGTCAGTGCCAAGCGCGAGGTCGAGTTGGTCAAGACACGCGTCGATGCCGTGGCCGCTGCCGTGCGCAACGAGACCGGGCGCGATTTCACGTATCGTCTGGGCGTGATGGTCGAGACACCCCGCGCTTGCCTGCGCGCGGGCGAGTTCGCGCCGCTGGTGTCCTTTCTCAGCTTTGGCACCAATGACCTGACACAGATGACCTATGGCCTCTCGCGGGATGACGCGGGCCGCTTCATGTCGGAATATGTCAAGCAGGGCGTCTACCCCGAAGACCCGTTCCACATGCTCGATGTCGATGGTGTGGGCGAGTTGCTGAAAATAGGGGCCGAGCGTGGGCGCGCGGCAAATCCCGACATCAGCCTGTCAATTTGTGGTGAACATGGCGGCAATCCCGAATCAATCGCCTTTTGCCGCGATGCCGGATTTACCTATGTCTCCTGCTCGCCGTTCCGTGTTCCGGTGGCGCGACTCGCTGCCGCACAGCTGACGGTGCGCGACAAGATGCGGTAG
- a CDS encoding DUF6446 family protein, translated as MGKILAGAILISALVAGAAMYYLQVYHFYEEVAADGTNDVVLTSLVTGAPEPVLYDNFTAIDANSSPIRYRACFTTAMSHAMLTETYELYERAEPLTAPDWFDCYDAQAIGLALEEGRALAFLGQRDVIYGVDRVVAITEDGRGYAWHQINRCGEVVFDGQPAPDDCPEPPQGY; from the coding sequence ATGGGCAAGATATTGGCGGGGGCGATCTTGATTTCGGCATTGGTGGCCGGTGCGGCCATGTATTATCTGCAAGTCTATCACTTCTACGAAGAGGTGGCGGCGGATGGCACGAATGATGTTGTCCTGACCTCTCTGGTCACGGGCGCGCCGGAACCGGTGCTCTACGACAACTTCACCGCCATTGACGCCAACAGCAGCCCGATCCGCTATCGCGCCTGTTTCACCACCGCGATGAGCCATGCCATGCTGACCGAGACCTATGAGCTATATGAGCGGGCAGAGCCGCTGACCGCGCCCGACTGGTTCGACTGCTACGATGCGCAGGCCATCGGCCTTGCGCTGGAAGAGGGGCGCGCGCTGGCCTTTTTGGGCCAGCGGGATGTGATTTACGGCGTCGACCGCGTGGTGGCCATCACCGAGGACGGGCGCGGCTATGCCTGGCACCAGATCAACCGCTGCGGCGAGGTGGTGTTTGACGGACAGCCCGCGCCCGATGATTGCCCCGAACCGCCCCAAGGATACTAA
- a CDS encoding ExbD/TolR family protein: MKTDRTRREPTIALINIIFLMLIFFMAAATLAPPLAQDLRLVRTAELEGTAPPDALVVHADGRLTYRGAPVSDAASHVATLPETARATLRLVPDAALPATDLLRLGEALRRAGAGRVVMITERGLP, translated from the coding sequence ATGAAAACCGACCGCACCCGCCGCGAACCCACGATTGCCCTGATCAACATCATTTTCCTGATGCTGATTTTCTTCATGGCCGCCGCCACGCTTGCCCCGCCGCTTGCGCAAGATCTGCGGCTGGTGCGCACCGCCGAGTTGGAGGGCACCGCGCCACCTGATGCGCTGGTGGTTCACGCCGATGGGCGGCTGACCTATCGCGGCGCGCCGGTGTCGGATGCCGCCAGCCATGTCGCAACCTTGCCCGAAACGGCCCGCGCCACGCTGCGCCTTGTGCCCGATGCCGCGCTGCCCGCCACGGATCTTCTGCGATTGGGCGAGGCGCTGCGCCGGGCGGGGGCAGGGCGGGTGGTGATGATCACCGAACGGGGGCTGCCATGA
- a CDS encoding energy transducer TonB, which produces MIRGSRFVLSVCAVTALGLHGAGFWVSHSPAGPEIEGGAGASEVLLGSSFADLVAGAAQPVSDTPVTPSVTAAEVLRPTKPDGTEAQAVRPQKIQPVAKASEAPQMPVVPSAPAVAAATPATPATKDSAPAPASQPSVALPEAETGLEISKRPKARPTQLTATATPRAAPKPDRKTAARATSGSYADQTATRGSMTGHETATAATEGRPKDHQSKTPGTAATSNYPGQVMRHLARVPRPRADTRGVALVQFSISEGGRLASVRVARSSGSTRLDRAALTVVERAAPFPAPPAGAQRSFSVQIKGE; this is translated from the coding sequence ATGATCCGGGGGTCGCGTTTTGTGCTGTCGGTTTGTGCGGTCACGGCGCTTGGCCTGCATGGGGCGGGGTTTTGGGTTTCGCACAGCCCGGCAGGGCCAGAGATCGAGGGGGGTGCCGGGGCGTCTGAGGTGTTGTTGGGATCAAGCTTTGCGGATCTGGTTGCCGGCGCGGCACAGCCAGTGTCCGACACCCCCGTCACCCCGAGTGTGACGGCGGCAGAGGTTCTGCGCCCGACCAAGCCCGATGGCACCGAGGCTCAGGCGGTTCGTCCTCAAAAGATTCAACCGGTGGCCAAGGCCAGTGAGGCCCCCCAAATGCCGGTGGTTCCATCAGCACCGGCGGTGGCAGCCGCCACACCGGCCACCCCAGCCACGAAGGATTCAGCCCCCGCACCCGCGTCACAGCCCAGTGTCGCCCTGCCTGAGGCTGAAACTGGCCTTGAGATATCCAAGCGCCCCAAGGCGCGGCCCACCCAACTCACCGCCACGGCCACGCCCCGTGCCGCGCCAAAGCCAGACCGCAAGACCGCGGCGCGGGCGACGTCCGGCAGCTATGCCGACCAGACCGCCACACGCGGCAGCATGACCGGCCATGAGACCGCCACCGCCGCCACCGAAGGACGACCCAAAGATCACCAAAGCAAGACGCCCGGCACCGCCGCCACCAGCAACTATCCCGGTCAGGTTATGCGCCATCTCGCGCGTGTGCCACGCCCCCGCGCCGATACGCGGGGTGTGGCGCTGGTGCAGTTCTCGATTTCTGAGGGGGGGCGTCTGGCATCGGTCCGCGTCGCGCGATCATCCGGGTCGACCCGGCTTGACCGGGCCGCGCTGACTGTGGTCGAGCGCGCAGCACCTTTTCCCGCGCCTCCGGCGGGCGCGCAGCGCAGCTTTTCCGTGCAGATCAAGGGGGAATAG
- a CDS encoding glycine--tRNA ligase subunit alpha gives MSDTTGKPRSFQEIILRLQSYWAAQGCAMMQPYDMEVGAGTFHPATTLRSLGSKPWAAAYVQPSRRPTDGRYGENPNRLQHYYQYQVLIKPSPPDMQDLYLGSLRAIGIDMALHDIRFVEDDWESPTLGAWGLGWEVWCDGMEVSQFTYFQQVGGHDCAPVSGELTYGLERLAMYVLGIDHVMDMPFNDPAAPIPLKYGDVFRQTEEEYSRWNFDVANTEVLLRHFEEAEAECQAILAQEAVDPKTGKRIIMAHPAYDQCIKASHLFNLLDARGVISVTERQAYIGRVRALAKQCADAFVQTEAGGQVA, from the coding sequence ATGAGCGACACGACCGGCAAACCGCGCAGCTTTCAGGAAATCATCCTGAGATTGCAGAGCTATTGGGCCGCACAAGGCTGTGCCATGATGCAGCCCTATGACATGGAGGTGGGGGCCGGCACCTTTCACCCTGCCACCACGCTGCGTTCTTTGGGATCAAAACCCTGGGCTGCGGCCTATGTGCAGCCCTCGCGCCGCCCCACCGATGGCCGCTATGGCGAAAACCCCAACCGCCTTCAGCATTATTACCAGTATCAGGTGCTGATCAAACCCAGCCCGCCCGATATGCAAGACCTCTACCTTGGCAGCCTGCGCGCCATCGGCATCGACATGGCGCTGCATGATATCCGCTTTGTCGAGGATGACTGGGAAAGCCCCACGCTCGGCGCTTGGGGTCTGGGATGGGAGGTGTGGTGCGACGGGATGGAAGTGTCGCAATTCACCTATTTCCAACAGGTCGGCGGGCATGACTGCGCGCCGGTCTCTGGCGAGTTGACCTATGGTCTGGAACGTTTGGCGATGTATGTGCTGGGCATTGATCATGTGATGGACATGCCCTTCAACGATCCTGCCGCGCCAATTCCATTGAAATATGGCGATGTCTTTCGCCAGACCGAGGAAGAATACAGCCGCTGGAATTTCGACGTGGCCAACACGGAGGTGCTCTTGCGCCACTTTGAAGAGGCCGAGGCCGAATGTCAGGCCATCCTCGCGCAAGAGGCGGTGGACCCCAAGACCGGCAAGCGGATCATCATGGCGCATCCCGCCTATGACCAATGCATCAAGGCCAGTCATCTCTTCAACCTGCTCGATGCGCGCGGGGTCATTTCCGTGACCGAGCGGCAAGCCTATATCGGCCGGGTGCGGGCGCTGGCGAAACAATGCGCCGATGCCTTCGTGCAGACAGAGGCAGGGGGGCAGGTGGCATAA